DNA sequence from the Stenotrophomonas sp. 24(2023) genome:
TTACCTGCGGCCCGCCCTGAGCGGCCTGCAGGTCGAGATCCACGAGCAGATCTGCGAGGGCGAGAAGGTCACCACGCGCAAGACGATCCACGGGCGGCACACCGGTGCGCTGATGGGCGTGCCGGCCACCGGGCGTGAGGTGCATATCGATGTCATCGACATCGTGACCGTCCGCGACGGGCGCTATGCCGAGCACTGGGGCATGAACACCCTGTCCGAGGTACTGGCGCAGTTGAGGTCGGCATGAGCGGGCCGCCGCGCCGCCCGCCTGCCGGCGACAGCCCGGAGGTCCTGGCCGAGACGCTGCGTTCAACCATCGGGCGCTTCGTGCGCACGGTGCGCAGCCAGAGTGGCTCCCCGCGTGATGCACAGGCCGATGCGCTGGCCGATCTTGCCCATGCGGGTTCATTGAGCATCGCGGCCCTGGCCGAAAACCGCGGCGTCACCCATCAGTCCATGCGCCTGGTGCTGGCTCGGCTGGAACAGGAGCAGCTGATCGAGCGCAAGCCGGACCCTGCCGACGGCCGAAGCGTGCTGATGACCTTGACCGATGCCGGCTGGCACGCCGCCCGGCAGGACCGCCAGATCCGCTCACGCTGGCTGGCACAGGCCATTGAATCGCGGTTGTCGGCCAAGGAGCAGGCCGACCTTGAGCGGGCCCTTCCGCTGCTGCTGCGGCTGATCGACGCCGAATGAAACGGTAGGGCAAATGGCCTGCAGCGGCGCTACTGCCCGGCGCCCTGCTCTTCCAGTGACGCCTGCAGCAGGCCGATATAGGTATCGAGCCGGATGCGGATTGCCACCAGCAGCAGGCCAGCGCCGTACATCATGAAGATGGCCAGCAGCAACACGCCGGTTACCAGGTTCACGTCGAACGCGCCGGCCCAGTCGCCCCATTCCCACCCACGGAACTGCAGGTAGAGGGCGATCAGCAACGGGAACGGCCCCAGCTTGTCCATGCCGCCGTACATCAGCCCCATCCGTTCGCCCATGCGTTGCCGCAGCGTGGTGGCAAAGCGCAACCGCTGCTCCCGTTGTTGGCGGGGGAAGCTGCGCAGCTGGTTGATTACCTGCAGCCAGCAGGCAAAGTCGCCATCCATCTCGGCGGCGTGGTTCAGGCGCGGCGTGGCGTATTGCCGCCACTCGCGGCGGAGCATCAGGACATAGGCGAGCAGCATGCCGCCGATCTCCACTGCCAGGCAGACGATGGCGATGACAAGCGCCCAGGCCGACGGAATCACCTTCTGCCCGAACAGGCCGACCAGGATGCCAAGGATGGCCGCGGCAATGGCGTAACGGAATGCCGCCTGTTCAAGGCGAGAGGCCTTAGGGTAGATGCTCTGGTCAACGTAGGCCTGCACCTGCTGATACAGCCACGAGAAGCTCAGCGCCTGCGCCTCTGGCAGGCCACCGGTCCGTTCTGTTGCGACAACATCCCTGTCCACTGTCTTTCCTCCCCTGGAATGGCGCAGCTGGCCACCGTGCTGCGCAGACTAGCGCTGCGCCAGCGTGCCTCGCAACACGCGGTGCCGCCCGTCTACCCTGTCATCCGGGCCTCAATCGAGTGCAAACGCCACCACCTTGCCGTCCTCGTCCACGCGCACGGTATACGGCATCAACACGCCGGGGCCGAATTCGGCGACGTAGTCGTGCAGCGTCCCGCGTTCGCCCTGCCGGTCACCCTTGAACACCATGCGGGTGGGGGCGCCGTAGCCGCGCAGGCTGCGGCTCAGGCCGGCGCCCAGCCCGGCCGCGAGGCGCTGCCCGAGGCTGGCACTGAACGCC
Encoded proteins:
- a CDS encoding ester cyclase — translated: MNTASPSPKQVVQRFNHEVIEQGRLDSFQALMAPDFINWSAPPGAPRDGSGMWITFEDYLRPALSGLQVEIHEQICEGEKVTTRKTIHGRHTGALMGVPATGREVHIDVIDIVTVRDGRYAEHWGMNTLSEVLAQLRSA
- a CDS encoding MarR family transcriptional regulator, which codes for MSGPPRRPPAGDSPEVLAETLRSTIGRFVRTVRSQSGSPRDAQADALADLAHAGSLSIAALAENRGVTHQSMRLVLARLEQEQLIERKPDPADGRSVLMTLTDAGWHAARQDRQIRSRWLAQAIESRLSAKEQADLERALPLLLRLIDAE